A stretch of the Streptomyces sp. NBC_00078 genome encodes the following:
- a CDS encoding epoxide hydrolase family protein, producing MSRGVTPFRVAFDEADLADLKDRLARTRWPEAETVDDWSQGVPLAYLKELAEHWRTVYDWRATEARLNELPQFRTEIDGLGVHFLHVRSPHPGALPLLVSHGWPGSVVEFLDLVRPLTHPENPADAFHVVCPSLPGFAFSDKPATTGWTVERTAAAWAELMARLGYDSYAAHGVDWGSFLTGVLGETDGAHLVGIHLAMPFARPPQEQVPLDERDVAGLAALKEFQQNEGGYSVIQATRPQTLGYGLTDSPVAQLAWMAEKYWAWTDHGGDLEKVIPRERLLDCVTLAWLCRTGASSARIYWESHNKMALAPVSVPAALAVFPKDARMPRAWCEARFTDLRRWTDHAAGGHFPALEQPGLLVDELRSFFRALR from the coding sequence ATGAGCAGGGGCGTCACGCCGTTCCGTGTGGCATTCGACGAGGCGGATCTCGCCGATCTCAAGGACCGCCTGGCCCGGACCCGCTGGCCCGAGGCGGAGACCGTGGACGACTGGTCCCAGGGGGTGCCGCTGGCGTATCTGAAGGAGCTGGCCGAACACTGGCGGACCGTCTACGACTGGCGGGCCACCGAGGCACGGCTGAACGAGCTTCCGCAGTTCCGCACCGAGATCGACGGCCTGGGCGTGCACTTCCTGCATGTGCGCTCGCCCCACCCGGGCGCCCTGCCGCTGCTCGTCAGCCACGGCTGGCCGGGCTCGGTCGTCGAGTTCCTCGATCTGGTACGTCCGTTGACGCACCCCGAGAACCCTGCCGACGCCTTCCACGTGGTCTGCCCGTCGCTGCCCGGCTTCGCCTTCAGCGACAAGCCCGCCACCACCGGCTGGACGGTGGAGCGGACGGCCGCGGCCTGGGCGGAGCTGATGGCGCGGCTCGGCTACGACAGCTACGCGGCCCACGGGGTCGACTGGGGGTCGTTCCTCACCGGCGTGCTCGGCGAGACGGACGGCGCGCATCTGGTGGGCATCCATCTGGCCATGCCGTTCGCCAGGCCCCCGCAGGAACAAGTCCCCCTGGACGAACGGGACGTGGCGGGACTCGCCGCGCTCAAGGAGTTCCAGCAGAACGAAGGCGGCTACTCGGTGATCCAGGCGACCCGGCCGCAGACCCTCGGATACGGGCTCACCGACTCTCCTGTCGCCCAACTGGCCTGGATGGCCGAGAAGTACTGGGCCTGGACCGACCACGGCGGCGACCTGGAGAAGGTGATCCCGCGCGAGCGGCTGCTGGACTGCGTGACGCTGGCGTGGCTGTGCCGCACCGGTGCCTCCTCGGCGCGCATCTACTGGGAGAGCCACAACAAGATGGCCCTCGCGCCCGTGTCCGTGCCGGCCGCGCTCGCCGTGTTCCCCAAGGACGCCCGGATGCCGCGCGCCTGGTGCGAGGCGCGCTTCACGGATCTGCGGCGGTGGACCGACCACGCCGCTGGGGGGCACTTTCCGGCGCTGGAACAGCCCGGGCTGCTGGTGGACGAACTGCGGTCCTTTTTCCGTGCGTTGCGGTGA